Sequence from the Pontibacter pudoricolor genome:
GTTATTTGCAGATGAATTTCGATCTGCCGAAAGGGGCCTCTAAGGTAACAGTATGGTATGCAACTTACTCGACCGATAAGCCTAGCCAATGGCGCCTGGAGTATTCACAAGATCAGGGAGCTACCTGGCAGCAGATAGGAGCAGACGTGAAAGATGTAGCCCGTGATTATAAGATGGCAAGCTTCCTGATGGATATCCCGGGTCCGGTTCGCTTTAGAATCAACAAGCTTGGTCTTGGAGCTTCCGGTACGAAGGACAAAGACGGCAATATCGTTGAAAACGGCCGTTTAGGTATCGACGACTTCGCAGTTTACTCGAACTAAGATCATACTATAAAAGAGGCGGCCCGCGCAGGTGGGGCGCCTCTTTTTACTTTCCGCAGCAGGTAACTATAGTTTGCAACTATAAAATACAAGCGCTGCAAATCTAAACCTGAGCCCTAACTATAGTTGGCGCATTTCCAGGTTAATCAGTTTTATAATATCTCTTTCGGTTCTGGCAAAGTCAACTATAAAAGCAGGCTTTGCCAGCACTGGAAGTAGCCAACGTGACACCAGGTACTTCTGCCTGACAAGTTAAATTACCATGCTTAGACCAATCCATTTTATAGTTGCCCTGCTGTTTGTATTTGTTGGTTGCTCCAGCGAAAAAGCAGAACCGGCACCCACCAAACCTGAAACGGGCAAAGTAACTCCTGTAAGTGCCGCGTTTCCTGCCGCAGTTTTTACAGATGTGAACCTGGTCAAACAAAATAAAGCCTCCCTGGCTATTCTGGATCAACTGATCGCCCTGATCAATGCCACACCAAAAGATGCATCAATCCACCTGAGTATTTTCCTGCTTGATTACCCGGAACTGGTAAAAGCCATTAAAGACGCCAACGACAGAGGCGTAAAACTACACGTGGCCATGGATATGGGCCGCGAAGAATCGCTGGAAGTAAACCCGCTTACTTTTCACGAATTAAAAAGAGTGCTGGAAGCCAAAGGCAATGTTATAGTTCCTGTTTATAACGATGCCAGCGCAACTGCCATTAACCACAACAAGTTTGTTATCTTCTCTACACTGGAAACTACAACCGGCAAGGTGCAGAACGTGGTTTTCCAGACATCTCACAATTTTACCCTGGCTGATGCGCGCAAATTCCAGGATGCTATTATGCTTTCGGATGCAGGTTTGTACGGTGCCTTTAAAACATATTGGACCGACATGCAGGCGCAAGCTGCATCGGGCATGAAGAACTATAACTATACCGAATACACGGATGCTGCCAAAGGTATGAACGGTTACTTTCTGCCAAAACGCCGCAACGGCGCTTCATATGGCGACGACAGCATCATCGAGTTTTTGAATAATATACAGGATCCGGCCTCGGCAACTATAAAGATCGGCATGTCTGACTGGACAAACACCCGCCTGAACATAGTGGAGAAACTGGCCGAACTACAGACAAAGGGCGCAACTATAGAAGTGGTTGTCAAAAACAAGATCGACGATAACATCATGGCCGGTTTAAGGCAATTGCAGCAGAAAGGCGCCTACCTGAAAGTATATGACATCTCGAAAGCTAACATCCATTCTAAATTTATACTGATAGAAGGCAACTGGCTGGGCAAAAATGCAAAGGTGCTGATCACCGGCTCGCACAATTTTACAAACAATGCCCTCCGCAATAACAACGAAGTAATGGTGTTGCTCAAGGACCACGCGCTTTTTACGAACTATACAACCTATTTCGAGAACCTGAAAACAGTACCAGGCATTTAACCAGACACACCCATGAAGAGAAGATCCTTTCTGGAGCGCATGCTCCTTTTTTCGGGCGGACTTGTACTTAGTGGCAGCTATACTGCTGCGCTGGCAACCCCATCAAAACTAACTATAAAAGGCAGAGTTACGGCCGGTAGTAAAAAGCTGGCAAATGTGGTGGTGTCGGATGGATACAGTGTGGTAAAAACAAACCGCAAAGGAAAGTACGAGCTTCCTGTAAACGGGCAGGCAAAGTTTGTGTGGGTATCGGTGCCGGCCGGTTATGATTTCCCGAATGAGAATGGCATTGCCCGTCATTACCAATACCTGGACCATAACAGCAAACAGGACTATAACTTTGAGCTGAAGGCCCTGCCAGCCGACGATACGAAGCACAGCTTTATTATCTGGGCAGATCCGCAGCCACGAAACAAAAAAGATGCCCAGCGCATGCTGGATGAGTCTGTGCCCGATGTGCAGAAAACATTAGCAGGTATGGCTGCCGGTACGCTGGTGCACGGTATTACAGTAGGCGATATTACCTGGGATAATCCGGATCTTTACAAAGAATACGACCAGGGCGTGGCTACTATGGGCGTTCCGTTCTTCCAGGTGCTTGGCAACCACGACCAGGACCTGAACAAAGGCGGCGACGAAGTTTCGGATAAGACGTTTGAAGCTACGTATGGCCCAACCTATTACTCGTTTAACCGTGGCAAGCTGCATTACGTGGTGCTGGATGACGTGCGTTACCTGGGCAAAGACAAGCAATACGACGGATACATTACAGAGCATCAGCTGAAGTGGTTAGAGAAAGATCTGGCCATGGTACCTACCGACAACCTGATTATACTTTGCGCGCATATTCCGGTGCATTGGGGCGTTAAGAACAGGGAAGAACTCTACCCGATCCTCAAAAACCATAAGGTGCACATTATGACGGGGCACACGCACTATAACCGCAACGTAATTGAGCAGGATATTTTCGAGCACAACCACGGGACCGTGTGTGGTAACCTCTGGACCGGGCCGGTTTGCGGCGATGGGGCCCCTGGTGGTTATGCGGTCTACGAAGCAGATGGCACAGACCTGAAGTGGTACTATAAATCGACCGGGTTTGATGCAGACCACCAGATGACCATTTATATGCAGCCTGCAGAAGAGCAACAGCAGCGCATGCTGGTAAACGTCTGGAACTGGGACCCGGAATGGAAAGTAGAGTGGTGGGCCGATAACCAGTACAAAGGTACACTGCAGAACATCATTTCGTATGACCCGGTTGCCTGGGAACTATACCAGGGAGATCAGTTGCCGAAAGGACGCACTTATGTAGAGCCGCGCGAAACAGAGCACTTTTTTGAAGCTTTTGTTCCGGCAACTGTAAAAGAGCTGAAAGTTGTGGCAACAGACCGCTTCGGCAGAAAATACGAAAACCGCAAAGCTGTTTCTTAAACTATAGTTTTACCTAGATCAACATAAAACGGGATACTAACTATAGTTGAGTCATAACTATAGTTAGTACTTAGGCCAACACGATAGAATATACTTATGATACGTAAATTACTGCCTGTAGCGCTCAGCGCTATGCTCCTGGTAACGGGGTGTAAAAGCACAGAAACTATGACGGCACAACAAAATAACCCACCATTCCCGGCTTTTGATACCGAAGGACACCGTGGCGCTCGCGGCCTGATGCCGGAAAATTCTATTCCGGCGATGATGAAGGCGCTGGAGCTGGGCGTAACCACCCTGGAAATGGATACCCACGTTACCAAAGACGGTAAAGTTGTTGTCACCCACGACCCACACATTAACCACCTGTACGCCCGCACACCCGATGGCAAGGATTTTACAAAAGCGGAAAGCAAAAACTACGCGATCTACCAGCTGGATTATGAGCAGGTGCGCCGGTTTGATCTGGGTACCAAATTCTATGACACGTATCCGCAGCAGGAGAAAGTAAAGACCTATATTCCGTTACTGGCAGAGCTGATAGACTCGGTTCAAAATCATATTAAGGCCAATAACCTGCCACAGGTATTTTATAACATCGAAACCAAATCGGTAGCTGAGGGCGATAACAAGATACACCCGGAGCCTGCCGAGTTTGTGAAGAAGCTGGTAGAGGTACTGGAAGAGAAAAAGATTACGCCCTGGGTTATAGTTCAGTCCTTCGACCCGAGAACGTTGCAGGTGCTGCATCAGCAATATCCGCATATCAAGGCATCGCTGCTGGTAAGCAACAAGGATAGTTTTGAAGAGAACATTGCCCGTTTAGGTTTCACGCCGGAAGTGTACAGCCCCAGCTATAAACTGGTAACCCCTGAACTGTTAGCAAAAGCGCACGCTAAAAACATTAAGGTAATTCCCTGGACGGTGAATACTGTTGAAGACATTACCCGCCTGAAAGCGATGGGAGTGGATGGGATTATTTCCGATTACCCGAACCTGTTTAAGGAAGTGAAATAGTGTATGGTGCGAGCGTCTTCGCTCGTGACTAACTATAGTTGGGCCTCCGGACCAATCGGATCGCAAATCCGATATTATAGAAAGGCACGTGTTACAGATTCGCATCAGCACAAGCCTGAGACTTCCTGTCATCCTGAAAGGAACTTGGTGTAAGTGTGGTTAAGCCTTCACTATAAGCCCACAAGATCCTTTCAGGATAACAGAAAACGAGGGGGAAAGCCCTTGGAATGGGACAGAGGGGACCAATTATATCAGTTAAATAATATCCGGCATCTAAGTACAGCTTTTCACAAAACTATACATTCAAACTATAAAACGATAGTACCTAACTATACCATGAAGCTTACAACCAAACTATTCT
This genomic interval carries:
- a CDS encoding phospholipase D-like domain-containing protein, giving the protein MLRPIHFIVALLFVFVGCSSEKAEPAPTKPETGKVTPVSAAFPAAVFTDVNLVKQNKASLAILDQLIALINATPKDASIHLSIFLLDYPELVKAIKDANDRGVKLHVAMDMGREESLEVNPLTFHELKRVLEAKGNVIVPVYNDASATAINHNKFVIFSTLETTTGKVQNVVFQTSHNFTLADARKFQDAIMLSDAGLYGAFKTYWTDMQAQAASGMKNYNYTEYTDAAKGMNGYFLPKRRNGASYGDDSIIEFLNNIQDPASATIKIGMSDWTNTRLNIVEKLAELQTKGATIEVVVKNKIDDNIMAGLRQLQQKGAYLKVYDISKANIHSKFILIEGNWLGKNAKVLITGSHNFTNNALRNNNEVMVLLKDHALFTNYTTYFENLKTVPGI
- a CDS encoding calcineurin-like phosphoesterase C-terminal domain-containing protein: MKRRSFLERMLLFSGGLVLSGSYTAALATPSKLTIKGRVTAGSKKLANVVVSDGYSVVKTNRKGKYELPVNGQAKFVWVSVPAGYDFPNENGIARHYQYLDHNSKQDYNFELKALPADDTKHSFIIWADPQPRNKKDAQRMLDESVPDVQKTLAGMAAGTLVHGITVGDITWDNPDLYKEYDQGVATMGVPFFQVLGNHDQDLNKGGDEVSDKTFEATYGPTYYSFNRGKLHYVVLDDVRYLGKDKQYDGYITEHQLKWLEKDLAMVPTDNLIILCAHIPVHWGVKNREELYPILKNHKVHIMTGHTHYNRNVIEQDIFEHNHGTVCGNLWTGPVCGDGAPGGYAVYEADGTDLKWYYKSTGFDADHQMTIYMQPAEEQQQRMLVNVWNWDPEWKVEWWADNQYKGTLQNIISYDPVAWELYQGDQLPKGRTYVEPRETEHFFEAFVPATVKELKVVATDRFGRKYENRKAVS
- a CDS encoding glycerophosphodiester phosphodiesterase: MIRKLLPVALSAMLLVTGCKSTETMTAQQNNPPFPAFDTEGHRGARGLMPENSIPAMMKALELGVTTLEMDTHVTKDGKVVVTHDPHINHLYARTPDGKDFTKAESKNYAIYQLDYEQVRRFDLGTKFYDTYPQQEKVKTYIPLLAELIDSVQNHIKANNLPQVFYNIETKSVAEGDNKIHPEPAEFVKKLVEVLEEKKITPWVIVQSFDPRTLQVLHQQYPHIKASLLVSNKDSFEENIARLGFTPEVYSPSYKLVTPELLAKAHAKNIKVIPWTVNTVEDITRLKAMGVDGIISDYPNLFKEVK